A window of the Schlesneria paludicola DSM 18645 genome harbors these coding sequences:
- a CDS encoding PSD1 and planctomycete cytochrome C domain-containing protein — protein MGTWLVVMAASLTSAQANDGDTFFESKVRPLLVSKCLECHGDSDPEGGLKLTSQTHVLKGGSTGPAAVAKAPNESLLIKAVLRSGPLKMPPGEALSADEIATLTTWVEQGLPWPNAGALTGSRKEFSISDADRQHWSFHPVTDPAPPVVRDNAWPRTDVDRFILAKLEEAGMKPSNAADRRTLLRRATYDLTGLPPTWEATQDFINDPAPTSDAFAKVVDRLLQSPRYGERWGRHWLDVARFADSKDGVLMYGDDRVRPYAYTYRDYVIRAFNEDTPFDQFVREQIAADLIEPKVEPWRLAAIGYLTLGRMYDNNVHDIIDDEIDTVTRGFLGLTVACARCHDHKYDPIATADYYSLYGVFASTEAPLELPLAVTSIAPEAEEFEKQATAKREEIRKFRDEQFALLSDTARQRVGDYLERVATTKPDPLETAIFFLSLAPEDLRPPVIARWRKYLDQRATPDDPVFGPWHDLMELPVAKIDDVTSPASSPPFAQPAAEVIERWKSKPEGIKPGQVNPLVRDLLSKATIANRTDVARVYGELLKQVYTDSQSQIAGAGTSSPPQLTEAQSQLLDVLASRESPTYFPKSQTRRYMSRQETDQFGGKLQELDRMAVQSPVAPPRAMSLVDTETPFEPRIFVRGNPTAPGRRVPRQFLEILSPGGPQPFTQGSGRLELANAIASPNNPLTARVIVNRVWMQHFGEPLVASPSDFGKRVAAPVHLELLDHLTSQFLRDGWSLKTLHRRIMLSSVYQQASTEGAAGARESDPENRLLSRANRQRLSFEAMRDSLLAASGRLELRQGGRPVDVTDPQSRCRTVFGMVDRQSLPGTFRAFDFASPDQSVERRVRTMVPQQALFALNSPFVIEQAKSLTARPDVAALVDPSERVVAMYRIAFQRNPSADDLTAAVEFVSLPKDDASQLSPWEQLSQILLSSNELIYVD, from the coding sequence GTGGGCACGTGGCTTGTCGTTATGGCGGCCTCGTTGACGTCCGCTCAAGCCAATGACGGCGATACCTTTTTTGAATCGAAGGTGCGGCCGCTGCTCGTTTCAAAATGTCTTGAGTGTCATGGTGACAGTGACCCTGAAGGCGGTCTGAAGCTGACGTCGCAGACACACGTTCTGAAAGGTGGTTCGACGGGGCCGGCCGCAGTGGCCAAGGCTCCCAACGAGAGTTTGCTTATCAAAGCGGTCTTGCGTTCGGGGCCGCTGAAGATGCCACCGGGCGAGGCGTTGTCAGCGGACGAAATCGCGACCCTGACGACGTGGGTCGAACAGGGACTTCCCTGGCCGAACGCCGGCGCATTGACGGGGTCCCGCAAAGAGTTCTCGATCTCGGATGCCGATCGCCAACACTGGTCGTTCCACCCGGTGACCGATCCCGCGCCGCCTGTCGTGCGCGATAATGCATGGCCACGAACCGACGTTGATCGGTTCATTCTCGCCAAGCTCGAAGAGGCGGGGATGAAGCCGTCGAACGCGGCCGATCGTCGCACGCTGTTGCGGCGTGCGACCTATGATCTGACGGGGTTGCCCCCCACTTGGGAGGCAACCCAGGACTTCATCAATGATCCGGCGCCGACGAGTGACGCGTTTGCAAAGGTCGTCGACCGTCTGTTGCAATCGCCTCGCTATGGCGAACGATGGGGGCGACACTGGCTGGATGTGGCGCGGTTCGCCGATTCGAAGGACGGTGTCTTGATGTACGGAGACGATCGCGTCCGGCCGTACGCCTACACGTACCGTGACTACGTGATTCGTGCATTCAACGAGGATACGCCGTTTGATCAGTTCGTGCGCGAGCAGATTGCCGCGGATCTGATCGAGCCGAAAGTGGAACCCTGGCGGTTGGCCGCGATTGGATACCTGACGCTTGGCCGGATGTATGACAACAATGTGCACGACATCATCGATGACGAGATTGATACGGTCACTCGAGGATTTCTGGGTCTGACGGTGGCTTGTGCTCGTTGTCACGATCATAAATACGATCCTATCGCGACTGCGGACTATTACTCGCTGTATGGCGTCTTCGCGAGCACCGAAGCTCCACTGGAACTGCCGCTGGCGGTCACATCCATCGCACCCGAGGCGGAAGAGTTCGAGAAGCAGGCCACCGCGAAACGGGAAGAGATCCGCAAGTTTCGCGACGAGCAGTTCGCGCTCTTGTCGGATACGGCACGTCAGCGGGTTGGCGACTATCTCGAACGTGTCGCGACCACCAAGCCCGATCCGCTCGAAACGGCCATCTTTTTCCTGTCGCTGGCGCCTGAAGATTTGCGTCCGCCCGTCATCGCCCGCTGGCGGAAGTATCTCGATCAGCGAGCAACGCCGGACGATCCCGTCTTCGGTCCTTGGCACGACTTGATGGAACTACCGGTCGCCAAGATCGACGACGTCACCTCTCCTGCATCGTCGCCACCATTTGCTCAGCCAGCTGCCGAAGTGATCGAGCGATGGAAGTCCAAGCCGGAAGGAATCAAACCGGGGCAGGTTAATCCGCTCGTCCGCGACTTGTTGAGCAAGGCGACGATTGCCAACCGCACCGATGTTGCTCGCGTCTATGGTGAGTTGCTCAAGCAAGTCTATACGGACTCTCAGTCGCAGATCGCGGGGGCCGGGACATCCTCACCACCACAATTGACCGAGGCTCAGTCGCAGCTATTGGACGTGCTGGCGAGTCGCGAAAGCCCGACGTATTTTCCGAAGAGTCAAACGCGGCGCTACATGTCGCGGCAAGAGACCGATCAGTTTGGAGGCAAGCTGCAGGAACTGGATCGCATGGCGGTGCAGTCTCCTGTCGCACCGCCGCGGGCGATGTCGCTGGTCGACACCGAGACACCATTCGAACCGCGCATTTTTGTACGCGGCAATCCCACCGCACCGGGGCGCCGGGTTCCTCGTCAGTTCTTAGAGATCCTGTCACCGGGCGGACCGCAGCCGTTTACACAAGGAAGCGGGCGGCTGGAGTTGGCCAATGCAATTGCCTCACCCAACAATCCGCTGACGGCACGCGTGATCGTCAATCGAGTCTGGATGCAGCATTTCGGTGAACCGCTCGTCGCGTCGCCCAGTGATTTCGGGAAACGCGTTGCCGCACCGGTTCATCTGGAACTGTTGGACCATCTGACTTCGCAGTTCCTTCGCGATGGCTGGTCACTGAAGACGCTGCATCGACGGATCATGCTGTCCAGTGTGTATCAGCAAGCGTCCACCGAAGGGGCTGCCGGGGCCCGCGAGAGCGATCCCGAAAATCGTCTGCTTTCTCGGGCGAATCGGCAGCGACTGAGTTTTGAGGCGATGCGCGATTCGCTGCTTGCGGCATCTGGTCGTTTGGAACTGCGCCAGGGAGGGCGTCCCGTTGATGTCACCGATCCACAAAGCCGGTGTCGCACGGTGTTCGGGATGGTTGATCGCCAGAGCCTGCCCGGCACGTTCCGGGCATTCGACTTCGCATCGCCCGATCAGTCGGTCGAGCGGCGTGTGCGTACCATGGTTCCACAGCAGGCGCTATTCGCGCTCAACTCGCCCTTTGTCATCGAGCAGGCGAAATCACTGACGGCGCGGCCCGATGTGGCGGCGCTCGTCGATCCCTCTGAACGGGTGGTGGCGATGTACCGAATCGCATTCCAGCGAAATCCGTCGGCCGATGATCTGACCGCGGCAGTCGAATTTGTCTCACTGCCGAAGGACGACGCCTCGCAGCTTTCCCCCTGGGAACAGCTCTCGCAAATCCTGTTGTCTTCAAACGAACTGATCTATGTCGACTGA
- a CDS encoding FadR/GntR family transcriptional regulator, with translation MTGPAHKPPSRDPAMVETIERSKLREVVADRLKNFILDENLSSGDRLPTETELAAKFGVSRLSLREATKSLEFLGIVEAKPGRGLTVGSVNMERVTEYLGFHPALHDVCPHELIDTRVLIEAGVIPHVARRMKQDGSIYDRLNTINADFNQARSLTRWVELDIAFHRELVCASGLSPLMAFTDLLAVFFRRFRESLKKAEWSDGINGHQEIIDALKAGRVRDAEHALRTHIECHRERMGLPPR, from the coding sequence ATGACTGGCCCTGCCCACAAACCGCCTTCCCGAGATCCCGCAATGGTCGAAACAATCGAACGATCCAAGCTGCGCGAGGTTGTCGCTGATCGACTGAAAAACTTTATTCTCGATGAGAATCTCAGTTCAGGTGATCGGCTGCCGACGGAAACGGAACTGGCTGCGAAGTTCGGTGTCAGCCGCCTGAGCTTACGCGAAGCGACGAAGTCACTGGAGTTTCTGGGGATCGTTGAGGCCAAGCCCGGGCGTGGTTTAACCGTCGGCAGCGTGAATATGGAGCGCGTGACCGAGTATCTGGGCTTTCACCCGGCTCTGCACGACGTTTGTCCTCACGAATTGATCGATACGCGCGTGCTGATCGAGGCGGGTGTGATTCCGCACGTCGCCCGACGAATGAAACAGGACGGTTCAATCTACGATCGATTGAACACTATCAACGCGGACTTCAATCAGGCTCGCAGCCTCACTCGCTGGGTTGAGTTGGACATCGCCTTTCACCGCGAACTGGTCTGTGCCAGCGGGCTTTCGCCCCTGATGGCGTTTACCGATCTGCTGGCGGTCTTTTTTCGCCGGTTCCGCGAAAGCTTGAAGAAGGCCGAGTGGTCTGACGGGATCAACGGCCATCAAGAGATTATCGACGCTCTGAAGGCCGGTCGCGTCCGTGATGCCGAACATGCGTTGCGAACTCATATTGAATGCCATCGCGAACGAATGGGACTCCCCCCTCGTTGA
- a CDS encoding alpha/beta hydrolase, whose translation MRIATSLIVPLVLTTTTFAQQSPYEITLPAAPPYYRIRYESSEKPGELAFPVSYTLWVPPGLKSVRGVVVHQHGCGEGSCKSGQTGAFDLHWQALAKKHDCALISPTYEQPEKANCQLWCDPRNGSDATFQRSLNELGAMSGHPELARVPWALWGHSGGGHWAGGMLFLHPERTVAAWLRSGVPAVTSEEGKPIPYTISDAACQVPVMCNVGTQEGVTVKDGRFAAVWPGVDIYFKTFRAKGGLVGVAVDPLSAHECGNQRYLAIPWLDACLTARLPDKQGEPLKGIPARESWIAPLHLGEPNIVAPVPSESFTGVLENSVWLPNGTIAAAWVQYVNDTAVTDTTPPPAPSNVRRNGNTLTWNADADLESGLAHFIIERDGQFLANVPEHAKNPFGRPIFQNLQYSDTPTQPLILMQFTDDKPEPGKTHQYRVISVNTVGLQSQ comes from the coding sequence ATGCGAATCGCGACATCTCTGATCGTGCCGCTCGTTCTGACCACAACTACATTTGCACAGCAGTCGCCTTACGAAATCACGTTACCCGCCGCCCCCCCCTACTATCGCATCCGGTATGAGTCGTCCGAGAAGCCGGGCGAACTCGCATTCCCCGTGAGCTATACACTCTGGGTTCCGCCGGGCCTCAAATCGGTACGAGGAGTGGTGGTTCATCAGCACGGATGTGGCGAAGGATCTTGCAAGTCGGGGCAAACCGGCGCGTTCGATCTGCACTGGCAGGCCCTCGCCAAGAAGCACGATTGTGCCCTGATCTCTCCCACGTATGAACAACCAGAAAAAGCCAACTGTCAGCTCTGGTGCGATCCTCGGAATGGATCTGATGCGACCTTTCAGCGATCCCTGAACGAACTGGGGGCGATGTCCGGCCATCCTGAGCTCGCGCGTGTGCCGTGGGCATTGTGGGGGCACAGCGGTGGTGGACACTGGGCGGGTGGCATGCTGTTCTTGCATCCAGAACGTACCGTCGCGGCATGGCTTCGTTCAGGAGTTCCCGCCGTAACTTCCGAAGAAGGTAAGCCAATTCCTTATACGATTTCCGATGCGGCCTGCCAGGTCCCCGTCATGTGCAATGTCGGTACCCAAGAGGGTGTCACCGTCAAGGACGGTCGCTTTGCGGCGGTCTGGCCGGGAGTCGACATCTACTTTAAGACTTTCCGCGCGAAGGGGGGACTTGTGGGAGTGGCCGTCGATCCCTTGAGTGCTCACGAGTGTGGCAATCAACGCTACCTGGCCATTCCCTGGCTGGATGCATGCCTCACCGCACGCCTGCCAGACAAACAGGGTGAACCGCTGAAAGGCATACCGGCTCGAGAAAGCTGGATTGCTCCGTTGCATCTCGGCGAACCAAACATTGTTGCGCCCGTACCGTCGGAGTCGTTCACGGGCGTCCTCGAGAATTCCGTGTGGCTTCCAAACGGAACGATCGCCGCCGCATGGGTCCAATATGTCAATGACACGGCGGTGACCGATACGACACCACCTCCGGCCCCCAGCAACGTGCGGCGAAACGGAAACACTTTGACCTGGAATGCCGATGCCGACCTCGAAAGCGGCCTCGCCCACTTTATCATTGAACGAGACGGACAATTTCTGGCGAACGTGCCAGAACACGCGAAGAACCCGTTCGGCCGCCCGATCTTTCAGAATCTGCAATACAGCGACACGCCCACGCAACCTTTGATACTCATGCAGTTCACAGACGATAAACCAGAACCAGGCAAGACTCACCAATATCGAGTGATCTCCGTCAATACGGTCGGACTGCAATCTCAATGA